In the Augochlora pura isolate Apur16 chromosome 7, APUR_v2.2.1, whole genome shotgun sequence genome, GATATCCGTCGGCGTTGATATGCTGTGGCACGTGAACAGCCTATGGAACGTGTATCTCACGGtgagattaaaagaaaaacggtGCACGGGGGAACACTAGACCGTCGCGGGGagaataacataaccttggcTACCGATTAGTTCTCTCGCGTGAGACTATTTAAGACGCGGATTTTTACCGACTTCCATCGATGCGATCTAAATGAACGTCTATCGTTTACAACATTTACGATTCAAAGACTGTAAGTGCAGCGAACAGTATTAGGTCTACCGAAAAATTATATCAGgttatgtcattttatttgcgacatatatttctaaaaaatgatattcagaAATAGCTGTCACACTGGCGACAAGGtataagttacgattatattaaattattataataatgcaatGAATATTgggtgcatacaaaatttactgttttctttatttttaatagtagacagaattttatgGTAGACCTAATGAAAGGTTTTATTAAGATTGctacttaaaagaacggacGAACATTTATACCTAATAgcttattgttagaaatcttCGTCTCGAGTcgaactcgttaaagtacggtaCGGGGTTAAGCCTGGTATATTATACgcttgtataaaatgtaagtacatattagggtgtcccttAAATTCTTTCCGCGCCAGGTTATGTACGACTTCGAGAGTATACTAGATGTCACTAACATTCTCAGGTCAAcggtatataattatttaatcaaaatggaATATGCGAATCGGTATGAATTCCACaccaattttttattattttataataataaaaaggcTCTGCTTATCCTACCTACGCTAggattaatcaatttattaggattaataaaatttattcaaccattgattgttttatttagcatAGAAAATCCGCAGCCCagcaatttatacaatttacaaacATAAAGAAACTATTCGACCGGCTCGTTACAACTTTCACGAATATTCGACATCGCACGCGGATCGACGGTTTCGGTCATGAATACGACGGTCGGAACAAGGCTATAAACCGAACGGTAATGGCCAGCTTTGCCAACAAATTGGAATAGTTTACGAGGCGTTCGTCGTTTGAATATCAAGCTCCGTGTCTGTTGTGCATTGTTGCCCCAGGTGTTTCCATCATCCCTAAAGTTTCGATCCGTGGATTTCGGGGCCGTGAGggatgaatttaatattagacTCGTGTCTAGTGTCCGTTCGAATTTTCTGCCGAGCATCATCTCTCGcaattgttaaccctttgcactcgagcggtgactccgaggtaccactaaaattgttccatcacgttcgaagataatttttatataaactgcgagaaattaacataattgaAGAATCAATGTACGATCGTgttttgtcaggttatgtttgtGTGATCTTCTTTTGTCGAGTCCGTTGGGTGTGCCTGTTCTGTTGCGGATATTCGGCCATTTGGTGCGGACGCGTTTCTTAATTGTGctgtatatttctttctttaaacgTTTATATCGAATAGTTGTTTTATAGATAcgtacgaaattttattttagatttacgaTTAAAATAGCTTACAGTGAAAAAGGTTAACGCATCGCGGAGAGATTAATTCGTTTCCTCGTATTTGCagaagtgaaaaataaaaatcatccgAGTTTCATTTATGCGTCGCgtaataatttgttgtttCGCCTAATGCTCGTCGATCTAAAGAAATCACAAGACATGCAACGAGCGTCATAAAACACGCGGAAAGTAACCCTCGCAACTTAATAATACCGATGAGCCACATTCAGCAGATAATTTgacggaaaaatcgcggcaaCGAGGTTACGATATCGAAATCGATCGGGCCGGCGTAGTACGCTAATGAATCCTCCGGCGGAATCCTGCCCGATAAATCCCGTTCTACGCGTACGAGCGTAAAATCGTTTCCGCGACGCGTGTCGTGCAGATCACGCGTCATTCGCAGCGAGACGTAACATTGTTCCGCTGCGAGTCTTTTGTCATTTCTGTCGTCGTAACGTTGTCGCGTCGTTTTCGATTTCATTTTGCGTCGGGGAAAGGAATTGAACGATTTTACTAGGGAGGTAGCAGGGCAAATAAAAGCGCTCCGGAGAGAATGTTCCATGGGGCAACGGTCTGTCACGAGGCGAACACGTGATAGGATGGCGCAGGTCAACGTTCTGTCCCTTCGTTACATGGGTTTTATAATGCGCCGTGGGTCTAAGATGAAAACTGACATAACGGCGGCAATACTCcagcaataatttcttcataCCCTGCATTAATTGTTGACCATTTGGGAAATACGCTTgttaatgtttgaaaattcatttgcagGTCTGGTTGGAGGAACTCTAAAATGAAGTAGCTTCTCGTGACGCCATATTGGATTCCTCTGTTCTAATATTCTTAAAAGATcttttcgaacaatatttgtaacaatataatatatatagagagagatataataatttaaattaacgcAATGGTATCAGAAAAAAGgaacagaaaaatgaatagatgtaaatgtataaatatccTATATACCATACAAATATCAAATGCACTTTTTGTGCAGTCTTTACAACAAATTTGAGAACATTGCATCATAATACGAAtctcaaatatatatacatacgtttttaatttcgtacgCGTACTTGATCAGAGCATTATTAAGTTTTCACGAACACCACGGATAGgtagaattgaatattttgcatgcgattaataatttgttaatacgtCTGAGCTTGTTCCGGTCCGTGAACGGCAAACGGGAGTAAGCAGCGATTAGGCTCTAATCGTTCGAGTAATACCACGGATGACGAGTAGCGTAATCGTAAAAATCGGAGCAGCGAAACCGTGACCGTATTTTATTGCGTCGCCGTCTCTTTTCGTCAGGGAACGAGGACGTTCGATCGTCATCCCGTCGGAATCGATCCGATTCGAATCATCGTTTCGAGATCGCGGCGCATTAATTTCGCACTCTCGTCTGACGCGCTCGTGTCGGCCAGCAGCGATTCTTTCTTCCCGAATACGATTACGGGGGAGTTTGTTGGGCGCGTGCATCGCTCGACGTGACCTTCTCCGATGCAAGTCGCCGATACGCTCCGAGCGGCAATGCACTTGTGCGCTGTGTTGTTCCCGAGTGAATCACACGCTGCCGGACACACCGCGAGAGCGCACTTGTCGGTAAACAATGCGAGGATTGTGTGTACCGGAGAATCGGCCGAACGAGGGCTCCCATTGATGAACAATTCGAAAGATCGGACAAATATTCAGTCGTATGCTTTGTTAATGAACTCTCGCAACCCTCGGATCGGCCAGCCATTTTCACAGATACACCGATCGACATTAATTGCggctagactgcggatcttcatGCAAATGTATACTTCGTTAGGCTATTGCTGTTTTGCATATTGCATATGTTTTGCATGTTTTGATCGGGCAGCACGTGCGGTTTGTTAGGGTCTTACCCCATCGATTCTCTTTCTTCGCGGATTTTagttaaaatttgatttattattattattattattattattactattattttcattattaatattgttaccaGATTTTGTCactactatatattttaagaaaatcagtatttctttttaaatgtataaattatttatttgttcgacTGTTGGAACTAACGTTCTTCTATAAAGCGtcgttttttcaattttaattatgttaaatatatataaattatcgtttTTCTTGAATAGTTGTATTGGTTGCATTTATTATCAGAGAATTAATTAGTAAGAGAAGCGTCAAGTTGTTTTCCACACGAGTCCGACACGTGGAACACAATGACTTCTAGCTCGTGTATTTGCATTTGTTATCGGCCGTGAACTTTATTGGATAAGCTAACTGTTgtgcaatatattaattaaagcgtCATCGGGGCTTCGACGGTTATTACGTGCTGCGTGATGTTCGTCTACCTTTGCTCTTTTGTGCGCTCGTAATAGAGATAATAAGTATTGTTTGATTATTAAAGAGGGAGATGAAAGAGAAATTCTCATAAATCGAGGCTTCTTTCCGAGAACAGCAATAACTAACTATTTACCATTATTAATGTACAATGCTAtggttattaaccctttgtactcgaagccatttcaactgcaagtctaaaataatttttagtgtctagttttttattatatgtagtattttattttcagtagcTTTTAGTGTTTCCATTTCATAGAACAAAATTCTTAAACTCACAAAAGTTACacttttagcaatttttaaatctaagttTTGGctatatctattaaaaataattttggaacgtgacaGTAAACATAACAACAAGAGCTTTTTATAGATccttattgtttataaatctCCGTTGTAAACTTCTAACTGTTTACCAATTGTTAACCCCAACTATGACGAACATTGCATCATCTTTGATGcaagatgaaaataatatgtttgtAACTATTGGCACCATGTTTACAGCAAGAATGTAACATTgaatataagataataatttaaaacaaatatagaaatgctaagatacagaaaaactaaacaattaaaaaatgtatattaaagaaTGTATTGTTTAGTATAGAACTGTTTATCTTCATAGCCTCAGAAATTGATGAAACAAATTCGACAAGGCCAAGTCttttccatttatattttccaaataatattacttattgaAAGCATTTTgcaagtttaaaaatatcacgTTACTTTTATGCTTATCGCATACactttaaatgtattattttagaagaCAGTTTTTAGCGCGTATCAAAGGATGGAcgactttataataataataataaaatcaccGTCTTCCACGGAATTAGCCCGGAAATTCGAGCGCGCGGCGTTTACTTAGCATTATCATCTCAAAGGATACTCACACAGGAGGGAGTCCAGCCGTTCTTTGATGCTCTTGCTCTTATTCATCCTCTCCACGTCGCTGTCGTCCGTCTCCAGCGGCGTTTCCCATTCAGAGGAGTCGTAGGTTTGCTCCTTTCTAGAATCCGCGAGGTCCTCCCTTTCGTTCCTCTTCTCGACGTTATCATACGAGGAGTTTCTGTCACTGTACAGCGACTCCGACGTGTCTGGTGGCTTCAACAGCTCTGGGTACCTGCCGTATCAAGCAACAACGtataagataattatttcaaatacagTGACTTTTAAAGTCGTCGCAATGCTCTTATCTCTTGGATTTAACagagaatattgtaaaagctAGAGCTCCCGTCAACaaccattattattttatcaagagGTTTTTAATCTTTGTCAACTCAACGCATTTAATCTTTGTGATATCCGATGCATAGCAAGTTCCGTTCAAGTAGTAACTACTTCAGCCGGCGATTATCTGCCAATCGCGACAATTTAGCACTCTGTTGAAgtaaaagtacctattatgaaacaaCGTCCAATTGTGGCCCCTTATTGGAACGGTGGCGTAAATTGTGAAGAAAAAATAGATGGAGCAGATGAAagttaatgtaataatttaaagataataataaaaaattgttcgaaaataaAGCTGGCTTATTATCCTTCCATATTCAGATATACATAAAAAGCATAGTATTCTACTTAACAcatattaagtaaaataaaatgtggcACGTATGAATGCCACGCGACTTTTCCATTAACAAATCTCTTGCTCACATATATATTTTGGAAATCGCAGGAGGTGTATAAGTAGCATAAACCACCCTCCGTATCGAAATCATTCTAATGATCTTTCAAAACGAGAAACGTCGTCGACTCACCGTTGGAGAATGATACTCTGAACGGTCAAAGTGTTCCTAACAACGTCCCTGTCGCACTCCTCGTCCGGGAAGGTTCTAGCAACGTTATCGCCCTCGTAATCCGCATCACAGTCGTAGTCTGCATCGCAGTCCTCCCCTTCGTTCCCTAAACAAGATAATCAACCGTTTATCTCACCGGTATATCACGTTATTCCAGCtatcaatcaattttaacgcgcgttaaataaaattaaaatatttctctccGCTACTTCGCAATTCAAAGTGGCGAGAACCGATAAGCGTCCATATAACGGCGTTGTCGCGGTGTAAATGTACCGTTAACGATTGTCGAAAGGTCAAAGTAAACTCAGATTGGACAAATTATCTATCggaatgaatttaaaaaaaaacgtataACAATTCAAGTGCCCCCTCCGCggaatgaattaaaaaacagtattGGCGATAAGCTAATCTGCCTTTGAGACGCCTCTGGTCGCAAGTTTCGCGaactttataacaataattttaatataatcagTTTTTGTTACATCAATATTTAGTTTTTGTTGCTATCAATATCGGtttcattacaatttcttaattataagaatagaatatttcaaaaatatgtgAAGACAAAGGCAGAAGTATTTTACAGCTTATAGTTATTGATTGGACAATTTAGCAAAGGTGTCAAAAGATTCTCAGTCGGAACTACAATAACTGCTTGGATGAGATTAAATAGCAGATGATTTTACAAAtgacaaggttatgttaagtttaAATGACAAAATGGTTGGATTTAAAGTGAAGGAACCAACCAATAAACTCCCAGCTGGAGTCCACGGCCCACGAGGTGTCGTTGAACACCTTGGTTCTGATCTTTGGTGGTTGCACAGGTTTGGCTCTCGGGATTTTCTTCACGTCCTTGGTACCGAGTCGCTTGGCCAGGTTGTCGACGGAGGACGATATCAGAGGCGTTTTGTCCTCCGTCTCCTCGGTCTCTTCCCAATCGATCGGATGTAGCTGATTCGAGTTAGCGCCGATCGGTGTCTGAAGCCAGCCCGGTTCGCTGTGTCGATACTTGTTCGTCGCCGGATTGTTCCTGGCTCGCCTTCTCGGTATAATCGCCGCACTCTGCGCTATAGCGTCGGCCGGCTCCGCGTAGAAAGGGCTGCCCTGCTTCGATTCCGGCGTCAGAGGACTGTTGCTTTCCGACTTCGCTAGCATAAGCCCGAGCTTGTTCCTGGGAGGTGTTACGGTGTTTGGACTGTTCAACGAATTCGCGCTGCCTAAACAGACCAATTATATGGAGTTAATTTGATGAAGTGCAATTGGATAGCTTGATATCACACACCGATATCACTtgcagataaataatttaatcacgCCTATTGACGATAGAACATTACGAAGCACATTACTGATCATGTCCGCACACactaaactaataataaatagtctGAGTTACCCATAATCTTCAAAGACGAGTTTTATGTGTTATAATCGACGTCGACTATGTTATAAAACAGCTCTCGTCGGATCAAAAACGAGAAacactttaaattaaagtttgtACACTCTAGTATTTAacaatcggaataaaatttcacacgATTCCATGAAAATAacacatattattttataacgatcGCAATTGGAGTAACCCAAACTTTTTGCTACTTatgttatagtataatatctaTGAAATAGTATCCATGATAACTATCGAACAATCGCGTCGACCGCAAGATTAAAGGAACGACTCAGCCTTCTATATGATCCTGTCGACGAAGGACGATAATGTACACAGCACGTAATATACAGGCAACAAAATAGAACCTTAGGTGTCAACATAAATACCGACacaagtatacatatatcataaATTGAAAGGTGTGATGCGAAGAGCTATTATAGCTTCGACTGTCTTTGGTCTCTTTCCATCAATTTTGCTATctatcttaaatattaattccaagcGAAGTAGCAACATTTGATTGTCTCTTCTCAGagctaattaaccctttcgcaacAGCGCTCCATTCTTCGCTACCTTTCGTAACTTCGTGCGACTGACCATACTTTGTCGTCGTTTGCGAAAGTGCAAGTGAACCATACTTCACCaccaatatataaaataataatataataataatataaataaaataataatataattatgactATATAAGCGGCGTCAGCCGCTGTGATACACCAAGCGACTGCCGTATACACACGGCACCcgtcgcgaaagggttaacaaaatcCTGACAACCGTTTCATCCTAGTATCAGGTACTCACAAACTCGAGACAACAGGTCCGGTCTCCTCCCCATTCCAGTCTCCTCGAGCGAGCCGTTCCCGTGCTCGCCGGACTTCATCTCCTGTACAGGCTTGAAGCTGCTGAACTCCGGGCTGGTCATCTCCTTGTAGCTGAACTTTTCGTTGCCCATCGACTTGTCGTTCCTCAGGATCATCCTGTCGTTTCTAACGATCAATTCGTTCGTGGTCAATCGGTCGTTGAAGGTCCTCTCGGCCGGATTCGACGGCCTCTCCTGGACCATCAGCCGGTCGTTCGAGTTCCTCAGCCGTTCCTGGGGATTCGCCGCGCCGTCGTTCCTCACTAGCTTGTCGTTCGGCGACCAGGTGGACTGGTTCGACTGGTCTGTCGTGTTCCAGATGTCCTCGTAATCGGAGATCTTGTCGCCCGGCGAACTCCGGTAGTAGGACTCCAAGATGTCCGACTCCTGGTAGTGCTGGGAGTTCTTCCGCGCCTCGCGGTCCCGTCTTCGCTTCGACTTGCTGGTGCTAGACGGTGTCGTCGGCGAGAGAACGTTCGGTGTTTTCACGCCGGTGTTCGGAACTAGCTTCGATAACGGCGAGAGCACCGGGGTGGTTGGTGATAGTGGCGACTTTATGGAGAAGTTCGATGTCAGGGACTTGTTCGACGTTGCGCTCTGCGGGCTCAGCAGTGATGTGTTCGGGTCCGACGGCGTGTTCTGCtgcgaaaaatagaaaatggtcTATTGAAATTGAAGACTCGGATCTTGGAATTAAGGTAGatgtatcaatttttgtgTATAGGGGTTGAAAACGTgtagagaaatattatataagataTTCACAGCACGATTTTTTAGGTTCAGTTTCGCGTAAGTTTTtggtatttaaatttgatatttaaatgtcTCTAATAAGTGGTTGGTGGTTCACAATCACCTGCGAACTGCATACGTCGGTCGTTTGGTTCACATTGAACGTGACCGTGGTGGTGACCGTGAAGTTGTTCTGCGTGTGCGCCATCCCCGGCTTGGCCCATctcggtggcggtggcggcggcgtcTTCACGTTCTGCGCGACCGCATGATTCTCGCCGATGATGTTCCGGATCTCCGGCAGCACCGGCGAGTTCGTGCACGACAGATTATTGAACGTGGAGACGTTGTGATGGAAATTCGTGGTCGAGGTGTTCATCGACGCGAATCTGGTCCTAGACAGCTCGACTATCGTCGACTTGGATGTCTCCGCGACGCTCTTCGCGCCGAAGTTCAGCTTCGCGTCCTGCACCGGGCTCAGCACGTTGTTCTCCACGTTGTGGACCACGGGCGACGGGCATCGCACGCTTTGCACGAGGTTCGGCGAGATCAATTTCTGTGTCAGTTTTTCGGTCGGCGATATCTTCTTTATGTCCATCGGCTCGTTGAACGTCGTTAAGTTCAACGTGTTCGGAGGCGTCGGACGCGGTTGACGAGGCAACGACGACGCGAACGTCGACGTCGTGACGACTGTCGTCGGTGACGAGCTTCCTGCGAAGAAGaacgaagatttatttttgtgtcGGGTTTCCGACGAGCGGACTGAAGCGCGAAATCGAAGGAGAATTAACTCGTTGCGGATGAGAAAGTATGGGATGGTTCTAacactttgatttttaaaactttgaaAATCTAAAAGACGATAATTCAAAACAATATTAGTTGCAATTAAGGCTCGGTTGTTTTACTGTTAAGTGCATATTATTCACACTCACGTGTATCGTGTGATGATATCGGCGCCAGATTCAGTACTATGCTCTCGGTCGTCGGCGTATGgatgttgttgttgttgttattgttattgctaTGGTTATTGTTACCTGAAAATGATTACAATTGCCATTAGATATTTCTGTACTAATCATTCTTTTCATATCAACAATACAAAATTAGTAACATTACATCGTTCGTCAGCACTGAGGAGGTTAACCCTATGCactccgaattttatttcaatttcgttaccaGCAGTTCCCAACGctttcaagtattttattttatatttattttaattaaaaaataagacaatttaaataaataaaggatgaAACAAATTCACTTAAACACCGGTTTTAGTTACACTAttgtcatattttaaaaatttcaagagtATGATATCTTTTAcgcttaataataataataaccaatAAACCGGTTCGGTAAGAGCGTCGGTAACGTGTGCACgacatctatttatttggGCATGAAACAATGTCGAGTGGGACTCGACAATGGAGCTCCTGAGATAAAAACTAACGTCGAGTCACACTCGACATaggagtgcgaagggttaaaattgaatGGAAGCCTCCATTGTCGCGAAACAATTTGCGATAGTAGTCTTTATTATCGAACCTACCCCCGCGAAAACTGCTCAGGCTCGAtgtgttgctgctgctgctttcCGGTGGTTTCGGGTTCGCCATCGGGTATCTCCAGAACTCCTGACCCAGAAGCGCCAGCGAGGAGAGTTGCTGCCTATTCTTGGCCTCCCGCATCGCCCTTGGCAGTGTCAATTGGACCGGCAATTCGTCGCTGCTCGCCGAaggaaaacaaataaatcagcATGAATTAACCTGTCTACACGCGGAAACTATTCTTAgactaataatattctttcccCGATACAATTGCGGAGCAACTCTGACGAGAGCGTTCGGCGTTACTAATTCACCAATTCGtcactaatttattattttcagaagcCACGAAATAGAAAGTTTAAcgctatttttatcgatcttCTCTACACACTTAGTTTtagctaattaattttataatagttacagGAGATATTGAAATGTTGGTAGAACTTGGACGAGAGCGTTCAGCGTTACCAATTCACCAATTCGTGCGTGTTAATTTTCAAAAGCCACGAAATAGAAAGTTTAACactattttcatcaattttatctACACACTTAGTTTTAtctgattaattttataataggcACAGGAAACATTGAAATGTTGCTAGAACAATCGCGATTAAACGtggagaataattttaacctaAAAATTGTAAAGGTGTTTcttttggtaaaaataatttgtttggatagaaattttaaatagtgtATCATCGCTGCtctaatgaaaattatgaGAAACGATCACTTTTATAAACGAAGAAAACAATGAACTACCGAATGACTGTTGTTGCGCGCTATTTCAGAGAAGTGTAAAGTGACAGGggattgtttttaaaatagcaTAACCGCGCTTACGTCAAGGAGGAATTTAGGTTAGAAACTTCATAGAAACCGATCTTTTCTCGCACTGACAAAttcttgttaaataaaattgttttcttcatTGTAGTTTAAGCagcagataaaatatataaggttaaattaaatgaacaaactgcatgtttaaataaatgaaactcgaAACATTTAGGCAAAACAACagtgaacaaaaataataatatctagaCGATTAGCCATTTTCTCTGCAATGTACACtcctattaaaaaatgtactatATTTTCTACGGAAAAGTGGTtcgcaaaaatgtttaaataaaaaatgcgaaACCTATCATTTTACCATGGTAAACTGTGTTCAACGAAGATGACATTCTGCTCTTGTGAAAACGTATTATGTAGTACCTCGCATGCTCCATTGTGAATTACATAACGATCGCGTGCAACCCATTGTCGTTGCCtttcgatattaataacaaaaggGGAACAGCTTGAAACAGAAGTGCGCTATCAGATCGTCGCGGTATAGTGATAAAGCATCATGGTAAAACGGGCGGAACGCTCACGTGAATcattaacactaggtttactgAGATTTCTTATAACCTATCTATACGACACGCGTCAATTCTACGcatgttaaaaacaattaaaaattttgtagaataagttaattatttctaaaggAGGATTTTCATACACGTgtatcgatattaaaatatctatattaaaatgatacggTATTTTATAAGTCCTTCGGCgaagagtaaaatattatctgtattaagaaaaatagtagCATTATGTGCCAAATTAACGCATTCGCAGagataggttatgtcaaggtttaaaatttcgaaattcgaaggCGTGGAAGAAAATCTATTTTGACAAATCTGatcgattttcaaatttttcagtttaaaaatgaaaaatgcgtCAAATCGACGCGCTTCGTAAACCTAGCATTAAACCTAGCAGCTAAAAGGAAAAACGATGCATCGCTTAATCTACTATTCGCGTCGATTATGCGAAAACCGAGCTTAATGGCGCGATCGTGGCTCTGCAGCGGTTCTATTAGATCGCCCAAATAATCTCTGGATACGATCGCGCGGCTACTTTCACCCGTCGCAGGTTTCGTTCGCGGCTtgggatcggatcggatcgctTCCACGCGCGCTCGAGGATTTGATAAATtatgcaacgcgcgcgcgcgagagagagagagagagatcgccCCCGGCCTAATCCTCGAGCGACGTGTTTTGATCGGTGTGCAATTTCAGCCGCGACGAGGTAAAACCGAATCTCCCCCGGCGACGGCTAAATCAACTCGTCGTTGCTTGTGATTCGGTGCTCTCGCGGTGATCAAACGCCTCTGATTCCACAATCCACAGGTCAATCGTACCACTTGTATAAACTACAGAATTGGATGGGATCACCTGACGGTATCCGCAATCCGCTTTTGTCTCGATCGACTCGATACCGTGTTTAAGAATTGACTAATAGTTGACCGTAGATCTCTAAATGTGGGGAGATCTAAATTT is a window encoding:
- the Spri gene encoding src homology 2 domain-containing protein sprint isoform X6; the protein is MLITKYTTILLQSTNQHIIRSDVFLEPYLQQHGTVQVVSSPSTPPPNPLQHHQLTQLHHVQSEESLSSEGSATSGGSSSSTEDSGSEVACDITLIERLIRSHPIWFLPGIQRAGAFHLLQGKEEGNFVVRQSSQSDTMALSVRLPPGKGPYIEHYLIQANKGKLSLETSENRFDNIPSLIAHYSQCCDELPVQLTLPRAMREAKNRQQLSSLALLGQEFWRYPMANPKPPESSSSNTSSLSSFRGGNNNHSNNNNNNNNIHTPTTESIVLNLAPISSHDTRSSSPTTVVTTSTFASSLPRQPRPTPPNTLNLTTFNEPMDIKKISPTEKLTQKLISPNLVQSVRCPSPVVHNVENNVLSPVQDAKLNFGAKSVAETSKSTIVELSRTRFASMNTSTTNFHHNVSTFNNLSCTNSPVLPEIRNIIGENHAVAQNVKTPPPPPPRWAKPGMAHTQNNFTVTTTVTFNVNQTTDVCSSQQNTPSDPNTSLLSPQSATSNKSLTSNFSIKSPLSPTTPVLSPLSKLVPNTGVKTPNVLSPTTPSSTSKSKRRRDREARKNSQHYQESDILESYYRSSPGDKISDYEDIWNTTDQSNQSTWSPNDKLVRNDGAANPQERLRNSNDRLMVQERPSNPAERTFNDRLTTNELIVRNDRMILRNDKSMGNEKFSYKEMTSPEFSSFKPVQEMKSGEHGNGSLEETGMGRRPDLLSRVCSANSLNSPNTVTPPRNKLGLMLAKSESNSPLTPESKQGSPFYAEPADAIAQSAAIIPRRRARNNPATNKYRHSEPGWLQTPIGANSNQLHPIDWEETEETEDKTPLISSSVDNLAKRLGTKDVKKIPRAKPVQPPKIRTKVFNDTSWAVDSSWEFIGNEGEDCDADYDCDADYEGDNVARTFPDEECDRDVVRNTLTVQSIILQRYPELLKPPDTSESLYSDRNSSYDNVEKRNEREDLADSRKEQTYDSSEWETPLETDDSDVERMNKSKSIKERLDSLLSPPRLQALKNRDNTGTGSTIRSYALQLAADKTTTFSQNIDNFIQCTKEGKEASPHVVMRNMRQFMSGMKNYLVKHGEREFEKEVEKERVKLKPNEFLNLDAILEGVMMGLVVRPLREHVYRLFVEHYATTGSLQTLAESIQHAQGKHVQDLGVRPKIIPPSDPSLERILKYIDRLQKADSPLDKLENLLAAISAIFNSVKHANSGRHVTLGADDLLPLLVWVLVRGKVVDAEVEAEYMWGLLHPSLLTGEGGYYLTTLSSAVHVLKTFKSSQGTMSTLNGCGTPDCSSVLRILVPDELHGSLNTRTLPVRPNMNTREICRILAHKIRCTNPQDYGLFKLVQGEETLLGDHECPQELSHCLFAYKRIDAKIAWPRTSS
- the Spri gene encoding src homology 2 domain-containing protein sprint isoform X7; amino-acid sequence: MLVLCDVVMGLLDLRKKRSDVFLEPYLQQHGTVQVVSSPSTPPPNPLQHHQLTQLHHVQSEESLSSEGSATSGGSSSSTEDSGSEVACDITLIERLIRSHPIWFLPGIQRAGAFHLLQGKEEGNFVVRQSSQSDTMALSVRLPPGKGPYIEHYLIQANKGKLSLETSENRFDNIPSLIAHYSQCCDELPVQLTLPRAMREAKNRQQLSSLALLGQEFWRYPMANPKPPESSSSNTSSLSSFRGGNNNHSNNNNNNNNIHTPTTESIVLNLAPISSHDTRSSSPTTVVTTSTFASSLPRQPRPTPPNTLNLTTFNEPMDIKKISPTEKLTQKLISPNLVQSVRCPSPVVHNVENNVLSPVQDAKLNFGAKSVAETSKSTIVELSRTRFASMNTSTTNFHHNVSTFNNLSCTNSPVLPEIRNIIGENHAVAQNVKTPPPPPPRWAKPGMAHTQNNFTVTTTVTFNVNQTTDVCSSQQNTPSDPNTSLLSPQSATSNKSLTSNFSIKSPLSPTTPVLSPLSKLVPNTGVKTPNVLSPTTPSSTSKSKRRRDREARKNSQHYQESDILESYYRSSPGDKISDYEDIWNTTDQSNQSTWSPNDKLVRNDGAANPQERLRNSNDRLMVQERPSNPAERTFNDRLTTNELIVRNDRMILRNDKSMGNEKFSYKEMTSPEFSSFKPVQEMKSGEHGNGSLEETGMGRRPDLLSRVCSANSLNSPNTVTPPRNKLGLMLAKSESNSPLTPESKQGSPFYAEPADAIAQSAAIIPRRRARNNPATNKYRHSEPGWLQTPIGANSNQLHPIDWEETEETEDKTPLISSSVDNLAKRLGTKDVKKIPRAKPVQPPKIRTKVFNDTSWAVDSSWEFIGNEGEDCDADYDCDADYEGDNVARTFPDEECDRDVVRNTLTVQSIILQRYPELLKPPDTSESLYSDRNSSYDNVEKRNEREDLADSRKEQTYDSSEWETPLETDDSDVERMNKSKSIKERLDSLLSPPRLQALKNRDNTGTGSTIRSYALQLAADKTTTFSQNIDNFIQCTKEGKEASPHVVMRNMRQFMSGMKNYLVKHGEREFEKEVEKERVKLKPNEFLNLDAILEGVMMGLVVRPLREHVYRLFVEHYATTGSLQTLAESIQHAQGKHVQDLGVRPKIIPPSDPSLERILKYIDRLQKADSPLDKLENLLAAISAIFNSVKHANSGRHVTLGADDLLPLLVWVLVRGKVVDAEVEAEYMWGLLHPSLLTGEGGYYLTTLSSAVHVLKTFKSSQGTMSTLNGCGTPDCSSVLRILVPDELHGSLNTRTLPVRPNMNTREICRILAHKIRCTNPQDYGLFKLVQGEETLLGDHECPQELSHCLFAYKRIDAKIAWPRTSS